The following proteins come from a genomic window of Nostoc sp. TCL26-01:
- a CDS encoding anti-sigma regulatory factor, giving the protein MKSELHVPSDLNYLNIVEHWLLGCLKIKLGESVDWSRQSSRLRLALVEAYSNVVRHAHKEQPNLPILLRLELKERDISLEIWDYGIGFDMSTYFPPTPGDKQEGGYGWLIMNRLMDKVEYQLQVNGANCLKLEATLPELVK; this is encoded by the coding sequence ATGAAAAGTGAACTTCATGTACCAAGTGATTTGAATTATTTAAATATCGTTGAACATTGGTTATTAGGGTGCTTAAAAATAAAGTTAGGAGAATCTGTAGACTGGTCACGACAATCTAGTCGTTTACGTCTGGCTTTGGTAGAGGCTTATTCTAATGTTGTGCGTCATGCTCATAAAGAGCAACCAAATTTACCGATTTTGTTGCGTTTAGAACTCAAAGAACGGGATATTTCCTTAGAGATTTGGGATTACGGCATAGGTTTTGATATGTCCACATACTTTCCACCTACTCCAGGAGATAAGCAAGAAGGTGGCTATGGTTGGCTAATTATGAATCGTTTAATGGATAAGGTGGAATATCAGTTGCAAGTAAACGGTGCTAATTGTCTCAAGTTAGAAGCGACACTTCCAGAATTGGTCAAGTAA
- a CDS encoding homocysteine biosynthesis protein, whose translation MRTIAEINEKINHHRAVVLTVEELKARVVEVGVSKAAKEVDVVTTGTFEPMESTGAIINLGHTDPPIKIRRCWLDGVPAYSGFGAVDLYLGASCPVDVMDGEEVRERGGGHVIEDLIAGKPIHVRAQGQVTDCYPRSTFETTITRETINQFYLFNPRNLYQNFIVGVNGGDRPLFTYLGPLQPRLGNAVYSNPGAISPLFNDPELQLVGIGTKIFLGGGVGYVAWEGTQHFPLQKRLANQTPIGPAATLALIGDAKGMDARWVRGCYFKSYGPSLMLGVGVPLPVLNEEVIEHCAVQDKDLVAPIVDFSIPRRVRPTFGLVSYAQLKSGRITIEGKTVRAAPLASLFLSRQVALELKQWIEAGSFTLTEPVAPIPKERSFLPQDRWVDF comes from the coding sequence ATGCGTACGATCGCAGAAATTAACGAGAAAATTAACCATCATAGGGCGGTTGTATTAACAGTTGAGGAATTAAAAGCACGAGTTGTCGAAGTTGGTGTGAGCAAAGCTGCCAAAGAGGTGGATGTCGTCACTACTGGCACTTTCGAGCCGATGGAGTCAACTGGTGCAATTATTAATTTGGGACATACCGACCCACCAATTAAAATTCGTCGTTGTTGGTTGGATGGTGTACCCGCATACAGTGGGTTTGGGGCTGTGGATTTGTATCTAGGCGCTAGCTGTCCTGTCGATGTGATGGATGGTGAAGAAGTGCGGGAACGTGGTGGGGGTCATGTAATTGAAGATTTAATTGCTGGTAAACCCATACACGTGAGAGCGCAAGGACAAGTAACTGATTGTTATCCGAGATCAACTTTTGAAACTACTATTACTCGTGAAACAATCAATCAGTTTTATTTATTCAATCCCCGTAATCTTTATCAAAATTTTATCGTGGGTGTGAATGGAGGCGATCGCCCACTGTTTACTTATCTCGGCCCACTTCAACCCCGATTGGGAAATGCTGTTTATTCCAATCCTGGAGCCATTTCTCCCCTGTTCAATGACCCAGAGTTACAACTGGTTGGCATTGGTACAAAAATTTTTTTGGGTGGTGGGGTTGGTTATGTGGCTTGGGAAGGAACTCAACATTTTCCTTTACAAAAGCGTTTAGCTAATCAAACACCAATTGGCCCGGCTGCTACCCTGGCTTTAATTGGTGATGCCAAAGGAATGGATGCTCGTTGGGTGAGGGGCTGTTATTTTAAAAGCTACGGCCCTTCATTGATGTTGGGTGTAGGTGTACCACTGCCAGTCCTAAATGAAGAGGTTATAGAACACTGTGCAGTCCAAGACAAAGATTTAGTCGCACCGATAGTAGATTTTTCCATTCCCCGGCGTGTTCGTCCTACATTTGGCTTGGTGAGTTACGCCCAACTCAAATCTGGGCGTATCACCATCGAGGGTAAAACTGTACGAGCTGCTCCTTTGGCTAGTTTATTTCTATCTCGGCAAGTTGCCTTAGAACTAAAACAGTGGATTGAAGCAGGTAGTTTTACCCTTACAGAACCAGTTGCGCCTATACCCAAAGAGCGCTCTTTTTTACCCCAAGATCGTTGGGTGGATTTTTAG
- a CDS encoding tetratricopeptide repeat protein — protein sequence MSQPRNRWIVQIILALAVLVFVGVSIVPIIGALNNSSSPNQNNAGTPSNVPASDQKSKLEDEVRGYELVLQREPENQTALKGLLQARLQLLALKQGNIQGVIEPLEKLAKLNPDKSEYGVLLAQAKQQIGDKEGAAQAYRAILDTKPGDLKALQGMVVLLLDQQRPEAAVGLLQDTLKNAAQANKIQPGSVDVVAVEMLLGNVHAAQKRYPQALAAFDEAIKKDAQDFRPVLAKAMLLKQQGKITEAKPLFDSALALAPTQYKDQINKAAAAVPTTPTPPVAVPTTPTPESSPKQ from the coding sequence GTGTCTCAACCGCGTAATCGCTGGATAGTCCAAATTATTTTGGCACTGGCAGTTCTGGTTTTTGTAGGTGTTTCTATAGTTCCTATTATTGGGGCGCTGAATAACAGTTCATCACCCAATCAGAATAATGCTGGTACTCCAAGTAATGTACCTGCTTCCGATCAAAAATCTAAGTTGGAAGATGAGGTGCGTGGTTATGAGCTGGTTTTACAACGGGAACCAGAAAATCAAACGGCATTAAAGGGTTTATTACAAGCGCGGTTACAACTTTTAGCGTTGAAGCAAGGTAATATTCAAGGGGTAATTGAACCTTTGGAAAAGCTAGCCAAGCTAAATCCTGATAAGTCAGAGTATGGTGTGCTGTTAGCTCAAGCCAAACAGCAAATTGGCGATAAAGAAGGTGCGGCTCAAGCTTACAGAGCAATTTTAGATACCAAACCTGGTGATTTAAAAGCTTTACAAGGGATGGTGGTTTTGTTGTTAGATCAGCAACGCCCTGAAGCAGCTGTCGGTTTATTGCAAGATACCCTTAAGAATGCTGCCCAAGCCAACAAAATTCAACCGGGAAGTGTGGATGTAGTTGCTGTAGAGATGTTACTGGGTAACGTTCATGCTGCCCAAAAACGCTATCCTCAAGCGCTGGCTGCATTTGATGAAGCAATTAAGAAAGATGCTCAGGATTTTCGCCCAGTTTTGGCAAAAGCAATGTTGTTAAAGCAACAAGGTAAAATCACAGAAGCTAAACCTTTGTTTGATAGTGCTTTGGCTTTAGCTCCTACTCAATACAAAGACCAAATTAACAAAGCTGCTGCTGCTGTGCCTACTACTCCCACCCCACCCGTTGCTGTGCCTACAACACCTACACCTGAAAGTAGTCCTAAGCAGTGA